In a single window of the Aminomonas paucivorans DSM 12260 genome:
- the rpoC gene encoding DNA-directed RNA polymerase subunit beta', whose product MAHHEIVGVRMKLSSPERIRELSSGEVKKPETINYRTLRPEKDGLFCERIFGPTRSFECACGKYKRSGPKFRGIICDRCGVEVTDNRVRRERMGHIELAAPVVHIWYLRGIPSRLSLLLGASTKDLEKVVYFAPTRRREPVYKVVTEGRRIDLARRGDLMAACEERIHRHFDPKFKAEEAFRIVRVDDVPLSEGDVVGASQLSRIRSEYGDDVLKVEPAFRIVRPEDPEGGEVVPASRVQAVLALTADAEAKPVVLGNQEGFVAVSVTHLPFAKNDVISKSEYELYYQKFPGRFQAQPETITIEDPCYIVVEGGESPYQRADIVLEREERLCSHYDKAFEGGIGAEGVVALLKKIHMDDLAAELREEIAESTGQKKRKLTKRLQVVEDFRKSDGRPEWMVLSVLPVIPPDLRPMVQLDGGRFATSDLNDLYRRVINRNNRLKKLQELRAPEIIIRNEKRMLQESVDALIDNGRRGKAVLGAGNRPLKSLTDLLRGKKGRFRQNLLGKRVDYSGRSVIVIGPHLKIYQCGLPKQMALELFKPFVMHKLVEQGLAANVKNARRLIERGKDEVWGILEEIIKDHPVLLNRAPTLHRLGIQAFEPVLIEGKAIRLHPLVCTAFNADFDGDQMAVHVPLSLEAQTEARILMLSSNNLLSPASGKPVVTPTQDIILGVFYLTGMREGLKGHGMHFRDMEDVVSGLDHGLVDVNAAVYVKARPEWNQGEGWLQTSPGRVVFNLALPVAMRFINRQMGKKDLGVLLDNAYDQVGQAAMVEMLDAVKMLGYRWSSQSGISLGIGDVLVPPQKEIIVQETMVHEEELSSQYGVGILTEDEYMRQKDALWSEAVRRIVDKIVENMEITNPLRMMVDSGARGSKSQVAQMAGIRGLMADPSGRIIDYPIVSNFRDGLNMLEYFISTHGARKGLSDTAMRTAKSGYLTRRLVDVAQDLIITEEDCGTDRGVEVRPLRQEGKVVIPLSERILGRVALQDVVLPDGTCAVRAGQEITGELARQIEKAGVESLWVRSPLTCGLRYGICRTCYGRDLATRDRVALGETVGVVAAQSIGEPGTQLTMRTFHTGGVRQFTGEDITQGLPRIEQLFEVRRPKKVAILAEHDGTVVEIRESDGKKKVILARTDANGNEEKIPYNIPASQNLLVGIEEGVSIHKGQVLTEGYIDPQQLLEVEGLEAVQRYILDGIQEVYRSQGVSINDKHIETILRKVAPVNRVRVVEEGDSPFVSGELVWLEDLDAELERIRRENEAALSEAVDALGGTTLREVQGQGAMDGAGSLKDEAVTPQVLKRLLAPGITVAELLCEDREGQLRVVVGDASFKREMEGLELIREVEVAEGCVLSAGSRLTAGDVNRLIARGPKPVWVRDIKALEQLRSEAYLAEDLKVDGELVPAKDRALDEELLGLLRRSSQENLRFWKNPERIDLSKDLYEFLIGTYLSQKLLQVIDGEGNSLVPEENRVDMEIVEGLLAGSVTAVELESGILTRDKLVHQVLTDKVYGKVLLEPVRDALGDVVVPAGREINHQTLGELVKACPSDLVVRPILAQSELRRVIQRVTFVRRLREEPEWRPVVHGVTKAALATDSFLSAASFQQTAQVLAAAAVRGEIDGLRGLKENVIIGLLVPAGTGIERYRKVEVKESVPEAAPVTI is encoded by the coding sequence ATGGCTCACCACGAAATCGTCGGCGTTCGGATGAAACTCTCCTCCCCGGAGAGGATTCGGGAGCTTTCCAGCGGCGAGGTGAAGAAGCCCGAGACGATCAACTACCGAACCCTGCGCCCGGAAAAGGACGGTCTCTTCTGCGAGAGGATCTTCGGTCCCACCCGCAGTTTCGAGTGCGCCTGCGGGAAGTACAAGCGAAGCGGCCCCAAGTTCCGGGGCATCATCTGCGACCGTTGCGGCGTGGAGGTCACGGACAACCGGGTCCGCCGGGAGCGCATGGGGCACATCGAACTGGCCGCCCCGGTGGTGCACATCTGGTATCTCCGGGGGATCCCGAGCCGCCTGTCTCTCCTGCTCGGGGCCTCCACCAAGGACCTGGAGAAGGTGGTCTACTTCGCCCCCACGAGGCGGAGGGAGCCGGTCTATAAGGTGGTCACCGAGGGCCGTCGCATCGACCTGGCCCGGCGGGGCGACCTGATGGCGGCCTGCGAAGAGCGGATCCACCGGCATTTCGACCCGAAGTTCAAGGCCGAAGAGGCCTTCCGCATCGTCCGGGTGGACGATGTTCCCTTGAGCGAAGGGGACGTGGTGGGGGCTTCCCAGCTGTCCCGGATCCGCTCGGAGTACGGCGACGACGTCCTGAAGGTGGAGCCTGCTTTCCGCATCGTCCGGCCCGAGGATCCCGAGGGGGGGGAGGTTGTTCCCGCCTCCCGGGTCCAGGCGGTCCTGGCCCTGACGGCCGACGCTGAGGCCAAGCCCGTGGTGTTGGGCAACCAGGAGGGTTTCGTGGCCGTTTCGGTGACCCACCTCCCCTTCGCCAAGAACGACGTGATCTCCAAGAGCGAGTACGAACTCTACTACCAGAAGTTCCCCGGTCGTTTCCAGGCCCAGCCGGAGACCATCACCATCGAGGACCCCTGCTACATCGTGGTGGAGGGGGGGGAATCCCCCTACCAGAGGGCGGACATCGTCCTGGAGCGGGAGGAGCGCCTCTGCAGCCACTATGACAAGGCCTTCGAAGGGGGCATCGGCGCGGAAGGCGTGGTGGCCCTCCTCAAGAAGATCCACATGGACGACCTGGCGGCGGAGCTGCGGGAGGAGATCGCCGAGTCCACGGGGCAAAAGAAGCGCAAGCTCACCAAGCGCCTCCAGGTGGTGGAGGATTTCCGCAAGAGCGACGGTCGGCCGGAGTGGATGGTCCTCTCCGTCCTGCCGGTGATCCCCCCGGACCTGCGCCCCATGGTGCAGCTGGACGGAGGACGCTTCGCCACGTCGGACCTCAACGACCTGTACCGCCGGGTCATCAACCGCAACAACCGTCTGAAGAAGCTGCAGGAGCTTCGGGCTCCGGAGATCATCATCCGCAACGAGAAGCGGATGCTCCAGGAATCCGTGGATGCCCTCATCGACAACGGCCGTCGGGGCAAGGCGGTGCTGGGGGCGGGCAATCGGCCCCTCAAGAGCCTCACCGACCTCCTCCGAGGGAAGAAGGGTCGCTTCCGGCAGAACCTCCTGGGCAAGCGGGTGGACTACTCCGGCCGTTCCGTCATCGTCATCGGGCCGCACCTGAAGATCTACCAGTGCGGCCTGCCCAAGCAGATGGCCCTGGAGCTGTTCAAGCCCTTCGTGATGCACAAGCTGGTGGAGCAGGGGCTGGCGGCCAACGTGAAGAACGCCCGGCGCCTCATCGAGCGGGGCAAGGACGAGGTCTGGGGCATCCTGGAGGAGATCATCAAGGACCACCCGGTGCTTCTGAACCGCGCTCCCACCCTGCACCGCCTGGGCATCCAGGCTTTCGAGCCGGTGCTCATCGAGGGGAAGGCGATCCGCCTTCACCCCCTGGTGTGCACCGCCTTCAACGCGGACTTCGACGGGGACCAGATGGCCGTCCACGTGCCCCTCTCCCTGGAGGCCCAGACGGAGGCCCGGATCCTGATGCTGTCTTCCAACAACCTCCTGTCTCCCGCCAGCGGGAAGCCCGTGGTGACCCCCACCCAGGACATCATCCTGGGGGTCTTCTACCTCACGGGGATGCGGGAAGGCCTGAAGGGACACGGGATGCATTTCCGGGACATGGAGGATGTGGTCTCCGGGTTGGATCACGGTCTGGTGGACGTGAACGCTGCGGTGTACGTCAAGGCCAGGCCGGAGTGGAACCAGGGCGAAGGATGGCTGCAGACCAGCCCGGGCCGGGTGGTCTTCAACCTGGCCCTGCCCGTGGCCATGCGCTTCATCAACCGACAGATGGGCAAGAAGGACCTGGGGGTCCTGTTAGACAACGCCTACGACCAGGTGGGACAGGCCGCCATGGTGGAGATGCTGGACGCGGTGAAGATGCTGGGGTATCGCTGGTCCAGCCAGAGCGGCATCAGCCTGGGTATCGGGGATGTCCTGGTGCCCCCCCAGAAGGAGATCATCGTCCAGGAGACCATGGTCCACGAGGAGGAGCTGTCCTCTCAGTACGGGGTGGGCATCCTCACGGAGGACGAATACATGCGCCAGAAGGACGCCCTCTGGTCCGAGGCGGTGCGGCGCATCGTGGACAAGATCGTGGAGAACATGGAGATCACCAACCCCCTGCGGATGATGGTGGACTCCGGGGCTCGAGGTTCCAAGAGCCAGGTGGCCCAGATGGCGGGTATCCGGGGCCTCATGGCGGACCCGTCGGGGCGCATCATCGACTACCCCATCGTGTCCAACTTCCGCGACGGCCTCAACATGCTGGAGTACTTCATCTCCACCCACGGGGCGCGAAAGGGTCTTTCCGACACCGCCATGAGAACCGCCAAGTCGGGCTACCTCACCCGTCGACTGGTGGACGTGGCCCAGGACCTCATCATCACCGAGGAGGACTGCGGCACCGACCGGGGCGTGGAGGTCCGCCCGCTGCGCCAGGAAGGGAAGGTGGTCATCCCCCTTTCCGAGCGCATCCTGGGCCGGGTCGCCCTGCAGGACGTGGTGCTTCCCGACGGGACCTGCGCCGTCCGGGCGGGGCAGGAGATCACCGGCGAACTGGCTCGGCAGATCGAAAAGGCGGGGGTGGAGAGCCTCTGGGTACGCAGCCCCCTCACCTGCGGGCTTCGTTACGGCATCTGCCGCACCTGCTACGGCCGCGACCTGGCGACCCGAGACCGGGTAGCCCTGGGAGAGACCGTGGGGGTGGTGGCTGCCCAATCCATCGGCGAGCCGGGAACCCAGCTAACCATGCGTACCTTCCACACCGGTGGGGTGCGGCAGTTCACCGGAGAGGACATCACCCAGGGGCTGCCTCGGATCGAGCAGCTCTTCGAGGTGCGCCGTCCCAAGAAGGTGGCCATCCTGGCGGAGCACGACGGCACGGTGGTGGAGATCCGGGAGAGCGACGGCAAGAAGAAGGTCATCCTTGCCCGTACGGACGCGAACGGCAACGAGGAGAAGATTCCCTACAACATCCCCGCGTCCCAGAACCTTCTGGTGGGCATCGAAGAAGGCGTGTCCATCCACAAGGGGCAGGTCCTGACGGAAGGGTACATCGATCCGCAGCAGCTCCTGGAGGTGGAGGGGCTGGAGGCGGTGCAGCGGTACATCCTGGACGGCATCCAGGAGGTCTATCGCTCCCAGGGCGTCTCCATCAACGACAAGCACATCGAGACCATCCTCCGCAAGGTGGCTCCGGTGAACCGCGTCCGGGTGGTGGAGGAAGGAGACAGCCCCTTCGTGTCGGGGGAACTGGTGTGGCTGGAGGATCTGGACGCGGAGCTGGAGCGGATCCGCCGGGAGAACGAGGCGGCCCTCTCCGAGGCCGTGGACGCCCTGGGGGGGACCACTCTTCGGGAGGTTCAGGGGCAGGGGGCCATGGACGGCGCGGGCAGCCTGAAGGACGAAGCGGTGACGCCGCAGGTCCTGAAGCGGCTGCTGGCCCCGGGCATCACCGTGGCGGAGCTGCTCTGCGAGGACCGGGAAGGGCAGCTGCGCGTGGTGGTGGGAGATGCTTCCTTCAAGCGGGAGATGGAGGGGCTGGAGCTGATCCGGGAGGTGGAAGTGGCGGAGGGTTGTGTCCTCTCCGCAGGTTCCCGCCTGACCGCCGGAGACGTGAACCGTCTCATCGCCAGAGGACCGAAACCCGTCTGGGTTCGGGACATTAAGGCTTTGGAACAGCTTCGCAGCGAGGCCTATCTGGCGGAGGACCTGAAGGTGGACGGGGAATTGGTGCCGGCTAAGGACCGGGCCCTGGACGAGGAGCTTTTGGGCCTGCTGCGCCGTTCCTCCCAGGAGAACCTTCGTTTCTGGAAGAATCCGGAACGCATCGACCTTTCCAAGGACCTCTACGAGTTCCTCATCGGGACGTACCTGTCCCAGAAACTCCTCCAGGTCATCGATGGGGAGGGGAACTCCCTCGTCCCGGAGGAGAACCGCGTGGACATGGAGATCGTGGAGGGACTTCTGGCGGGCAGCGTCACCGCCGTGGAGCTGGAAAGCGGCATCCTGACCCGGGACAAGCTGGTGCACCAGGTGCTCACCGACAAGGTGTACGGCAAGGTCCTCCTGGAGCCGGTGCGGGACGCTTTGGGAGACGTGGTGGTCCCCGCAGGAAGGGAGATCAACCACCAGACCCTGGGAGAGTTGGTGAAGGCCTGTCCCTCCGACCTGGTGGTGCGTCCCATCCTGGCCCAGTCGGAGCTGAGGCGGGTCATCCAGCGGGTGACCTTCGTCCGGAGGCTTCGGGAGGAGCCGGAGTGGCGTCCCGTGGTCCACGGGGTGACCAAGGCGGCCCTGGCCACGGACAGCTTCCTCTCCGCTGCCTCTTTCCAGCAGACCGCCCAGGTCCTGGCGGCCGCTGCGGTCCGGGGAGAGATCGACGGGCTCCGGGGACTGAAGGAAAACGTCATCATCGGGTTGCTGGTCCCCGCAGGCACGGGTATCGAGCGTTACCGCAAGGTGGAGGTCAAGGAATCCGTGCCGGAGGCAGCCCCGGTCACGATCTGA
- the rpoB gene encoding DNA-directed RNA polymerase subunit beta: MVTETPSQALTRRIFGRAKDLIELPDLVEVQRHSYDWFFEHEADRGPRPSQGLQDLFDEIFPIESYDGSFALEFVRYYVDPPSTSLDEARSRDLTWSMPVRATIRLVNRKSGEIKEEEIYLGDFPVMTDRGTFIINGTERVVVSQLARSAGVYFSSEVGVPGQESYLAKVIPDRGAWLEFDLTPGDLLSVKIDNRKKIPVTMLLKAFGVGSGDEILRLFDAKEVELDLVEEEIKGRLLAETVVNPDGQVLLRKNERITKEHLETLWNQGRTKVWVWDVDPGLAATMEKDNTQSGDEATLELFRRLRPNEPARMENAKEYIHGLFFDTRRYNLGRVGRYKVNRRLGLDIPEAARLLTVGDVVAIVKGLLGLRDGMERDDDIDHLGNRRVRAVGELLQNQVRIGLLRMERIAKERMTTTPDLAAATAKDLINVRPISAALREFFGSGQLSQFMDQTNPLAELTHRRRLSALGPGGLSRERAGFEARDVHYTHYGRVCPIETPEGANIGLVTSLSTFARLNEYGFLVTPRRRVVEGRVGDEVVYLAADEEDEFYVGRANTPVDDDGNLSEQEVYVRYRGNILTVERDRVDFLDVSPKQIVSISTALIPFLEHDDANRALMGSNMQRQAVPLVMAEAPYVGTGIEGCIARDSGSCVLSRRDGVVEFVDADRIVIRGDDGARDESRLIKFRRSNQGTVIHQKPLVHQGERVDRGRIIADGQSCDGGELALGRNVLVAFVSWEGYNFEDAILLSQRLVKEDFYTSIHIEEYEVEARDTKLGPEEITRDIPNVGEDALKNLDESGVVRVGAEVKAGDILVGKVTPKGESDQSPEEKLLRAIFGEKAREVRDTCLRVPHGEGGKVVAVKRLSREENSEDLSAGVNEVVKVYVAQFRKITEGDKMAGRHGNKGVVSKILPEEDMPFLSDGTPVDVVLNPLGVPSRMNLGQVFETIMGFVAMHKGWKVSTPVFEGAQEDDIFRLVEEIQAEKYPELTRDCKITLYDGRTGEPMDKKVTVGVMYMLKLIHLVDDKIHARSIGPYSLITQQPLGGKTQFGGQRFGEMEVWALEGYGASHMLQEMLTVKSDDIRGRLKTYERIVKGQNLAHPGVPESFRVLIKELQGLGLDVEIQYEDGSFGELTLGDEDEDVRGRSLPFRPDATVDSLEDVFETRERPLTPQDLFEGDVSLPAVPEGADHLFHVVDPEQESGPGDLAEEREEEDA; the protein is encoded by the coding sequence ATGGTTACGGAAACTCCTTCCCAGGCGCTCACGCGGAGGATCTTTGGTCGAGCCAAGGACCTGATTGAACTGCCCGATCTGGTGGAAGTGCAGCGTCACTCCTACGACTGGTTTTTCGAGCATGAAGCGGACAGGGGACCCCGGCCGAGCCAGGGTCTCCAGGATCTCTTCGACGAGATCTTCCCCATCGAGAGCTACGACGGTTCCTTCGCCCTGGAGTTCGTTCGCTACTACGTGGATCCCCCCAGCACGAGCCTCGACGAGGCCCGCAGTCGGGATCTGACCTGGTCCATGCCCGTCCGCGCCACCATCCGTCTGGTGAACCGCAAGAGCGGCGAGATCAAGGAGGAAGAGATCTACCTGGGGGACTTCCCGGTCATGACCGACCGGGGTACCTTCATCATCAACGGCACGGAGCGGGTGGTGGTCAGCCAGCTGGCCCGTTCCGCGGGGGTGTACTTCTCCTCCGAGGTGGGGGTTCCGGGGCAGGAAAGCTACCTGGCCAAGGTGATCCCCGATCGGGGTGCCTGGCTGGAGTTTGACCTCACCCCGGGGGACCTCCTGTCCGTGAAGATCGACAACCGGAAGAAGATCCCCGTCACCATGCTCCTCAAGGCCTTCGGCGTGGGGTCGGGTGACGAGATCCTGCGGCTTTTCGATGCCAAGGAAGTGGAGCTGGACCTGGTGGAGGAGGAGATCAAGGGACGCCTCCTAGCCGAAACGGTGGTGAATCCCGACGGCCAGGTGCTGCTCCGCAAGAACGAGCGCATCACCAAGGAGCACTTGGAGACCCTCTGGAACCAGGGGCGCACCAAGGTCTGGGTCTGGGATGTGGACCCGGGGCTTGCCGCCACCATGGAGAAGGACAACACCCAGTCCGGGGACGAGGCGACCCTGGAGCTGTTCCGACGACTGCGCCCCAACGAGCCCGCCCGTATGGAGAACGCCAAGGAGTACATCCACGGCCTCTTTTTCGACACCCGGCGGTACAACCTGGGCCGGGTGGGACGCTACAAGGTGAACCGCCGTCTGGGCCTGGACATCCCCGAGGCCGCTCGACTCCTCACGGTGGGGGACGTGGTGGCCATCGTGAAGGGGCTCTTGGGCCTTCGGGATGGGATGGAGCGGGACGACGACATCGACCACCTGGGGAACCGACGGGTGCGCGCCGTGGGAGAGCTTCTCCAGAATCAGGTGCGCATCGGGCTGCTGCGCATGGAGCGTATCGCCAAGGAGCGCATGACCACCACCCCCGATCTGGCGGCGGCCACGGCGAAGGACCTGATCAACGTGCGCCCCATCAGCGCGGCCCTTCGGGAGTTTTTCGGCTCCGGCCAGCTCTCCCAGTTCATGGACCAGACGAACCCCTTGGCGGAGCTGACCCATCGGCGGCGGCTTTCCGCCCTCGGCCCCGGGGGGCTCTCCCGGGAACGGGCGGGCTTCGAGGCCCGGGACGTGCACTATACCCACTACGGACGGGTCTGCCCCATCGAGACCCCCGAAGGGGCGAACATCGGTCTGGTGACGTCTCTGTCCACCTTCGCCCGGCTCAACGAGTACGGGTTCCTGGTCACCCCCCGTCGTCGGGTGGTGGAGGGGCGGGTGGGGGACGAGGTGGTCTACCTCGCCGCGGACGAAGAGGACGAGTTCTACGTGGGGCGGGCCAACACCCCCGTGGACGACGACGGGAACCTGTCGGAGCAGGAGGTCTACGTCCGCTACCGGGGCAACATCCTCACGGTGGAGCGGGATCGGGTGGACTTCCTGGACGTGTCCCCCAAACAGATCGTCTCCATCTCCACGGCTCTGATCCCCTTCCTGGAGCATGACGACGCGAACCGGGCCCTCATGGGCTCCAACATGCAGCGTCAGGCGGTGCCCCTGGTGATGGCGGAGGCCCCCTATGTGGGCACGGGCATCGAAGGCTGCATTGCCCGGGATTCGGGTTCCTGCGTCCTGAGCCGCCGGGATGGGGTCGTGGAGTTCGTGGACGCGGACCGCATCGTGATCCGGGGAGACGATGGAGCCCGGGACGAGTCCCGGCTCATCAAGTTCCGCCGGTCCAACCAGGGTACGGTGATCCACCAGAAGCCCCTGGTGCATCAGGGGGAGCGGGTGGACCGGGGGCGGATCATCGCCGACGGCCAGTCCTGCGACGGGGGCGAGCTGGCCCTGGGACGGAACGTCCTGGTGGCCTTCGTCTCCTGGGAAGGTTACAACTTTGAGGACGCCATCCTCCTCAGCCAGAGGCTGGTGAAGGAGGACTTCTACACTTCCATCCACATCGAGGAGTACGAGGTGGAAGCCCGGGACACGAAGCTGGGTCCCGAGGAGATCACCCGCGACATCCCCAACGTGGGGGAGGATGCCCTGAAGAACCTGGACGAGAGCGGTGTAGTCCGGGTGGGGGCGGAGGTGAAGGCCGGGGACATCCTGGTGGGGAAGGTCACCCCCAAGGGGGAATCGGATCAGTCCCCGGAAGAGAAGCTGCTTCGGGCCATCTTCGGAGAGAAGGCCCGGGAGGTGCGGGACACGTGCCTCCGGGTGCCCCACGGCGAGGGCGGCAAAGTGGTGGCGGTCAAGCGTCTCAGCCGGGAGGAGAACAGCGAGGACCTGAGCGCCGGGGTCAACGAGGTGGTCAAGGTCTACGTGGCCCAGTTCCGGAAGATCACCGAGGGGGACAAGATGGCGGGGCGCCACGGCAACAAGGGCGTGGTCTCCAAGATCCTCCCGGAGGAGGACATGCCCTTCCTCTCCGACGGAACCCCGGTGGACGTGGTGCTGAATCCCCTCGGGGTGCCCAGCCGCATGAACCTGGGGCAGGTGTTCGAGACCATCATGGGCTTCGTGGCCATGCACAAGGGTTGGAAGGTCTCCACCCCCGTGTTCGAGGGGGCCCAGGAGGACGACATCTTCCGTCTGGTGGAGGAGATCCAGGCGGAGAAGTACCCGGAGCTTACCCGGGACTGCAAGATCACCCTCTACGACGGCCGTACCGGGGAACCCATGGACAAGAAGGTCACCGTGGGGGTCATGTACATGCTCAAACTGATCCACCTGGTGGACGACAAGATCCACGCTCGGTCCATCGGACCCTACAGCCTCATCACCCAGCAGCCCTTGGGGGGCAAGACCCAGTTCGGCGGGCAGCGCTTCGGGGAGATGGAAGTCTGGGCCCTGGAGGGTTACGGGGCGTCCCACATGCTCCAGGAAATGCTCACCGTCAAGTCCGACGACATCCGGGGACGACTCAAGACCTACGAGCGCATCGTCAAGGGGCAGAACCTGGCCCATCCGGGGGTGCCCGAGAGCTTCCGTGTCCTCATCAAGGAGCTTCAGGGCCTGGGCCTGGACGTGGAGATCCAGTACGAGGACGGTTCCTTCGGGGAGCTGACCCTGGGGGATGAGGACGAGGACGTCCGGGGCCGTTCGTTGCCCTTCCGTCCCGATGCCACGGTGGATTCCCTGGAGGATGTGTTCGAGACGAGAGAGCGGCCCCTTACCCCCCAGGACCTGTTCGAGGGTGACGTGTCCCTGCCCGCGGTGCCCGAGGGGGCGGACCATCTGTTCCATGTGGTGGACCCGGAGCAGGAGTCCGGGCCCGGGGACCTCGCGGAAGAGCGGGAAGAGGAGGACGCGTAG
- a CDS encoding L-threonylcarbamoyladenylate synthase, with protein MRTRLLAVTPSSRSRHLEEAVRVLLGGGLVAFPTETVYGLGADATNPRAVGGIFAAKGRPGDNPLIVHVASLEEAQALGAFDDRARALAARFWPGPLTLVVEADPRIPEEVRAGLPTVAIRMPRHPLAQDLIRLAGVPVAAPSANRSGRPSPTDAASVREDLDGRIPLILDGGPAEVGVESTVVDVTGEKVVLLRPGGISSEDLERVCGPLGYPQGEDLLRRSPGTRHRHYAPGVPLWLWDGGDVPEEIRILEREGVPWGYVGVLPPPANPAWELRGGTFEEYAALLFRALRRLEQQGARGILAEWPRGKAGIARALRDRLSRASGGREPLVNEPERC; from the coding sequence GTGAGGACCCGCCTGCTTGCCGTGACCCCCTCGTCCCGGTCCCGTCACCTGGAGGAGGCCGTGCGGGTACTCCTGGGCGGGGGGCTGGTGGCCTTCCCCACGGAGACCGTCTACGGCCTGGGGGCGGACGCCACCAACCCCCGGGCGGTGGGGGGCATCTTCGCCGCCAAAGGACGCCCCGGGGACAACCCCCTGATCGTCCACGTGGCCTCCCTGGAGGAGGCGCAAGCCCTGGGGGCCTTTGACGATCGTGCCCGAGCCCTGGCGGCCCGTTTCTGGCCCGGCCCGCTGACCCTGGTGGTGGAGGCGGACCCCCGGATTCCCGAGGAGGTCCGGGCGGGGTTGCCCACGGTGGCGATCCGCATGCCCCGGCACCCCCTTGCCCAGGATCTGATCCGCCTGGCCGGGGTTCCCGTGGCGGCTCCCAGCGCGAACCGCAGCGGCAGGCCCAGCCCCACCGACGCGGCGTCGGTTCGGGAGGATCTGGACGGCCGCATCCCCCTGATTCTCGACGGGGGCCCTGCGGAGGTGGGGGTGGAGTCCACGGTGGTGGACGTCACGGGAGAAAAGGTGGTCCTTCTTCGCCCGGGGGGGATCTCCTCGGAGGATCTGGAACGGGTCTGCGGCCCCCTGGGCTACCCCCAGGGGGAGGACCTGCTTCGGCGCTCCCCGGGCACTCGACACCGCCACTACGCCCCGGGGGTTCCCCTGTGGCTCTGGGACGGGGGGGATGTTCCCGAGGAGATCCGGATCCTGGAGCGGGAGGGCGTCCCCTGGGGCTACGTGGGGGTTTTGCCGCCCCCCGCAAACCCTGCCTGGGAGCTGCGGGGGGGAACCTTTGAGGAGTATGCCGCCCTCCTCTTTCGCGCCCTGCGCCGGTTGGAGCAGCAAGGTGCTCGGGGCATCCTGGCGGAATGGCCTCGGGGCAAGGCGGGCATCGCCCGGGCGCTACGAGATCGTCTGAGCCGAGCTTCCGGGGGACGGGAGCCTCTTGTCAACGAACCGGAACGCTGTTAG
- the tgt gene encoding tRNA guanosine(34) transglycosylase Tgt, translated as MSFRLLAECPVTGARAGEYSTPHGTLRTPVFMPVGTQATVKAMAPFELEQMGAQILLGNTYHLFLRPGEDLVERAGGLHRFMDWPHPILTDSGGFQVFSLAELRTLSDEGVVFRSHRDGSRHLMTPERSVKIQEKLGSDIAMCFDECVPYPSTPEASREGMERTLRWAVRCREAHARPGQDLFGIVQGSVYEDQRVLCARELVRLDFPGYAIGGLSVGESHGEMYRILDCLAPEMPRTKPRYLMGVGHPANLVEGIARGVDLFDCVLPTRNGRNGTVFTSTGRLNVKNQALAEDFRPLDETCDCYVCRHYTRAYLRHLYKAGEILAARLCTWHNLHFLLSLVEGARNAILEGTFPAYREAFHARFDDVREAEA; from the coding sequence ATGAGCTTCCGGCTGCTGGCGGAGTGTCCCGTCACGGGGGCCCGGGCGGGGGAGTACTCCACCCCCCACGGAACCCTCCGAACCCCCGTGTTCATGCCCGTGGGGACCCAGGCCACGGTGAAGGCCATGGCGCCCTTCGAGCTGGAGCAGATGGGGGCGCAGATCCTCCTGGGCAACACCTACCACCTGTTCCTGCGCCCCGGGGAGGATCTGGTGGAACGGGCGGGGGGGCTCCATCGGTTCATGGACTGGCCGCACCCCATTCTCACCGACAGCGGGGGTTTTCAGGTCTTCTCCCTGGCGGAGCTGCGGACCCTCTCCGACGAGGGGGTGGTGTTCCGGTCCCACCGGGACGGAAGCCGTCACCTCATGACCCCGGAACGGTCCGTGAAAATCCAGGAGAAGCTGGGCAGCGACATCGCCATGTGCTTCGACGAGTGCGTCCCCTATCCCTCTACCCCCGAGGCCTCCCGGGAGGGGATGGAGCGCACCCTTCGGTGGGCGGTCCGGTGTCGGGAGGCCCACGCCCGACCCGGACAGGACCTCTTCGGCATCGTCCAAGGTTCCGTGTACGAGGACCAGAGGGTCCTCTGCGCCCGGGAACTGGTTCGCCTGGACTTCCCGGGCTACGCCATCGGGGGGCTCTCGGTGGGGGAGTCCCACGGGGAGATGTACCGCATCCTGGACTGCCTGGCCCCGGAGATGCCGCGAACGAAGCCCCGGTATCTCATGGGGGTGGGGCACCCCGCCAACCTGGTGGAGGGCATCGCCCGGGGGGTGGACCTCTTCGACTGCGTGCTTCCCACCCGCAACGGACGCAACGGCACGGTGTTCACCTCCACGGGACGTCTGAACGTGAAGAACCAGGCCCTGGCGGAGGACTTCCGCCCCCTGGACGAGACGTGCGACTGCTACGTGTGCCGCCACTACACCCGGGCCTACCTGAGGCACCTGTACAAGGCCGGGGAAATCCTGGCGGCGCGGCTTTGCACCTGGCACAACCTGCATTTCCTCCTCTCCCTGGTGGAGGGGGCTCGAAACGCCATCCTGGAGGGCACCTTCCCTGCCTATCGGGAGGCCTTCCACGCCCGGTTCGACGACGTGCGGGAGGCAGAGGCGTGA